The following coding sequences are from one Paenibacillus sp. JDR-2 window:
- a CDS encoding GntR family transcriptional regulator, translating to MNVAISNSSDKPIYQQIFEQISAQILKGELASGYVLPPIRQAAQELRVSIITVKKAWEELEHAGLINTVTGKGCFVAEFPPDQMLRIRNEMILKQMAVDASYYKSFGLSLAEAIELMKKVY from the coding sequence ATGAATGTAGCGATTTCCAACTCATCGGATAAACCCATCTATCAGCAGATTTTCGAGCAGATCAGCGCCCAGATTCTAAAAGGCGAATTAGCAAGCGGTTATGTTCTGCCGCCCATTCGCCAAGCCGCCCAGGAGCTTCGCGTCAGCATCATTACCGTCAAGAAGGCTTGGGAAGAACTCGAGCATGCCGGATTGATCAACACGGTTACGGGAAAAGGGTGCTTTGTAGCGGAGTTCCCGCCTGATCAAATGCTGAGAATACGCAACGAAATGATCCTGAAGCAAATGGCTGTCGATGCTTCCTATTACAAGTCCTTTGGTCTTTCGCTAGCTGAAGCGATTGAGCTAATGAAAAAGGTTTATTAA